The DNA region AGGTGTACTACCTATTGACCCTTTTGGACTGATAACTATTAAAGTGGGATATTTATTAACATGGAATAATTTGATTACTTCTGCTTCCACGCCTAGAGCGTCGGTATAAAGATTTATGCTCGAGGGGGCTGTATAATCTCCGCTTTCTACACTATGTTTGAATTGAACATATTGTTTATCTATGGAAATGGATAAGAACTTTACTTTTTTACCTAAGTATTGCTTTTCAATTTTTTCCATGACCGGTCTTAGTCTTCGACAATTTCCACAACCGGTGAACCAAAAATCTAAGACAACAACCGTATCTCGGTAATCAGATAGTCTATGATGGACGCCATTTATATCTGGTAAGTCAAAATTATAAGCCATTTTTTCTGGCTTACAATAGTCAAGTTGTCTTTCTAGTAAAGATCTGAAAGGAGGAACTTTAATGAATGATAATGCATCTTCTATTAATGGATATAAGTTAGTGTTAACGGATTCGGTTAAGAACTTACATAGTAAGGCATATTTAAGATAGGATGGCAATATTTTTTTCAGATAACGGTATTGGTCAGTAAGATTTGTGGATGTACTATTTTTATAGTCATAGCGATATTTATTGATGATGTAATTATATATAAGTCCAAAATATTGCATGCCAGAATTTTCGTTATGTATGATTGAATTTATTTGCGCTTGGAAGCCGTCATTTTGGAAACCATCTATTTTCTTCTTACTGAAAAATAGATTAGCAATTTGATATTTTGTCCCTTCACACGAGAGGAGTGCTAGAAGTTTTAGATAATTGTAGCTGTATGGGCTCAATTTATTTCTTCTATCGTTAATAAACGCCAATTGTGCATTGCAAAGACTATCCATCGCAGTTACTTTATCATGATCCAAATTGGCAAATTTTGGAAACCGTTCTGTTTTAAATCGATTGCCCTGCGCCGTAAAATGTATATTGTAATTATATTTGGCAGATCCTACACCTTTCATTTGAATGGCGTAAGCCCTAGAATCGGTACGCTTATCTATTATCCTTATGGCATCTCCAGGCTCTGCAAGAAAATTTCCACCTATACCATCCGTTAAAACTTCCTTATTTCTGTATATAGTAATGGATATACTTACAGCAATATTGCTTTTGAATCTAAAATGATAATTATTTGAATCAGATATGTAATAGAAGTTTTCTGTAAAACTTGATTTAGTAAAAAACATTCCATATTTAGTTACCGTTAAAACTACACTATCGTTTCTGTGGATATAATATTCAGAATTGCCAGAAATTTTAATCCAGTGACGATGCTTTTTTATAGTTGGATGTGTCGCATTTAGGATTATCATAGACCAAAATATACAGGTAAGAAAGCAATATAGGATTTTCATAATTTTATCTAATGTTTTGAGTTATTTCATTTAGTTTGATTTCTTCATTTGGAATAGGCATTGCAAATCTTGGGTCTCCAGGGGGTAAACTGTAGCTTAGTCCATTGATAGTTCGTTGTAGCGTAGATTTAAAAGCGGATTGCTGATTAAGTCTTCGCAGGTCACTCCACCGGACTCCTCGAAAAACGAGTTCCTTTCTTCTTTCTGACAAGAGGACTTCCAATGCCCTATTTTGAGATAGTGAACCATAAGGCTTGAATGTTCCAGTTACATATCTTGAAAGTAGCAGGGTATTTAGAAGATCAATCCCCTGTTGTGTATTGCCTAGCCGTATATCACACTCCGATTTTATGAGGTAAAGCTCATCTGTGGCTAGTCCATTATATTGGTATCTTTTAAAGTCATAGGATCCTTTGAATGTATTAAAACCACTCGTTGTTGTAATAAAGTATATTGATTTACGTAAATCATTTTGATCGTAACTATTATATAAGGAGCCATCTATGGACGAGGAATTATAGGCAATGAAAGTGGAATTCACGAGCGTGCTGTGAAATATATCTTCTGAAAGGAAATTGGAAGCAATGGGATATCTCGTTTTTGAAAGTGTATTAAAGTCAACGAGTTGATGATTGTCTTCCAGCGCTATTGCAGCATATTTTGCTGCACTATCATAGTTAGATAAACCCAAATAAATTCTAGCTAAAGCAGCCCGAACAGATGTTTTATTAGGTCTAGTTACATATAAAGAACTTTGAGGTAAAAGTTCAAGTGCTTTTTTTAAATCGGCAATTACTTGCTGATAACATAGTTTAAGATTACTTCTTTGTACTTTACTGTTCAAATCTGGGCTTAACCGTAACGGTAGTCCAAGTGTGGTGGATGCTGTAATTGTATCGTAAGGAAGTGTAAAGTCCTGCAATAATCCGTAGTACTTCCAACTTCGATAAAACAATGCTTGTCCTTGTACTTGTCTACCCTCCTGAGATTGTTTTTCTGTTTCCCCAAATGAGTCAAAAGCCTGTAATACCGTATTGGCTACATAAATAGCATTATAAGGAGTAGTCCAGTCAGTAGACAATGGATAGGCACCATAAATGTCCGTTGCAAAAATGTAGGTGTTACGAGCAATGGGGGAAGTGGTATTATTCCACACTTTATCAGTTACATAATAATCTTCTGCGGTCAATGCACCCAAGGAAGGATCGTTTCTATTGAAAACACTTTCATTATTTAATAAATTTTGCAGATCCGTAAGGTTGTCTAAGGTAGAAAGTGCAATATTGGGTTTTTCCGACAAAAAATCATCTTGTTTATTACATGCTGTAAGGAAGCAGTAAAATATTAGAAATAAAATAGATCTATACATTAGAAATTGTTTTGTTGATTAAAAAGAGGCTTTCACACCTATGGAAGCAGAAAATGGTAAAGGCATACTGTTGGCATAAATATCAGGATCTAGATGATCTTTATTGGCGCGCCAAATAATGCCTACGTTATTTAAATATCCGTAAAACGTTAAGTCTTTAAACACCCTTTTACTTTTGGGAGATAGTGGCATGTTGTAAGTCAAGTTGATATCTTGCAATCTTATATGATCCCCTTTATCCACTAAAACCGAAGAATACTGATAAAAAGTTTCTCTATCATAATTTATAGGAGGCAATTGCATTGATGGTATGTTGGTGCGGTTTTCATCGCCTAGTTTTGTCCATCTTTTATAATAATCGACGTTACCTTGCCATTGATACAGACTATTGTAATTAATGGATTGGCGTCTGAAAAAATAATCAAACTTATATATAAGATTAAAGGAAATCGAAAATCTTCCGAAACTAAAGGTATTTCTAAATGATCCAAAAGTCTGCGGTCTTGCGGCTCCCATAAATTGTAGACTATCTACAGGGGTATTGTTGATAATGTCTGTATAATCAGAAGATAATATACCCTTGCTATACCCTTGTGGGTTTCCTTGATTGTCCAGTCCACCCCATTTATAACCATAAATAGAAAAAGCAGGCTTACCCACTAAAGGATATATGGAACCTCCAGCACCATCTCCTCCTTGTAAATACTCTTGCGAAGAGGCTGGTACATCGTATTTCGTCACCTTATCTACTGCGGTACTAAATATAAAGTTTGTAGTCCATTTAAATCGGTGGTTATTGATATTGACGGTATTAATAGAAATGTCGACCCCATGTCCTTTTGTATTGGAGTAATTACCATATACATTGGTTTGTCCACTCGAAGGTGCCATCGGAGCGAGTCCAATTATATCTGTTCCTTTTTTCATGTAGTATTCAAATGAACCAGATATAATATCGTTTTGTGTAGAAAAGTCCATTGCTAGGTTTATCATCCTAATTCTTTCCCATCTTAAATCTGGGTTGCCGGGGTTAGTAATAACACTGTAGGGCAATCTGGAATAATAAGACGCATTACCTGCGAATAGAGAGGTTGTTACAGCCGTTATATTATTGTCTACATTGGCATTGTAACCATAGGTGGCTCTAAGCTTCAAGTAATTCAACCAATTTATTTGCCAAAAATACTCCTTACTTACTATCCAGCTTCCTCCAACAGAATAGAGCGGAACAGACTTTTGATTGGATTTTACACCAAACAAATTGCTTTTATCTCTACGTGCACTTAAAGAAACTATGTACCTGTCGTTGTACGTATATGAGCCATTAAAAAAATAAGAAATATACCTATCTATATATTTACTAAATGCACTACCATTGGGAATTGCATTATAATCTCCAGATGGGCTCGTTAAGTAGTAATCCAAATAATTCACCAGAGAATAGCTACCATTTTGTTTATCATAACCATAGGTAGAATTACTTTCTCCTTCACGTACATCCTGATTGATCTCAAACCCAGATAATAGGTTGATAGAGGAAAGCTTTGTTACAATAGAATAAAGGAGTTGAGCCCTCAGCCGATGAGCATTAACGGTGGAATTTGATTTATTCAGTATGCCTCCAACAGGTATGGGGTAAATCAGCCCTAAACTATTGGATGCGGTAATGTCTGTGTATTGATTGATAAGATTTCTGCCGTAATAGGTAGAATCATTGTAGTAGTAATTTGTGTTGGTGTTCAACCGCTCATATTGATACTTTAATTCTGCCGAGAAATCTTGTAAAAAAGCATATTTTACGCCTATGTTAAATCGGTTGTCGACGGCGTTACTTGTATTATCGGCATTTTTTAATTCGTCTAATGGATTGTATTTCCAATTAAGTAATTGTCCGCCACCAGCGGTATCGGTATAACTTTCTGCATAGTTTTTTACAAGAGAAACACTCCTTCCATTTTGATCTACTAGCCTTGCATAGGGATAATAACTAGGTTTGGACGCTGTTGGATAAAGGTTCGGCAATGGACTATTCATTGTAGCTTTGGACTGTATATAGTTATAGCCTAGCGAAAGAGTAAATCCTTTGAAAAGATGAAAGTTATTATTCGCATTGAGGGTAAGTCTATAGTTTTTGTTGCCGACTTGATTGGACTGATTATTATCAAAACCCATAGAGAGAAAATAATCATTAGCAGGACCTCCTCCCCGAAAACTGAGGCTGTATTGTTGTGCGATAGAATTTCGATATAAATACTTTCTTACATCTTTTCGAAAATCATTGCTACGAAGTGCATCTATTTGGGTATTTGCATCTGTTGAACTAACTAATCCTCTTTTGGCTTCATCTAGTAAGGCTACCACCGGAGAAACGACAGGATGATAGGAACTTGTTAAATCATTATCATAGTAACCTTGCTCAAATAACGATTTTTCGATATCAATAAAATCTGAAGCGTTTATCCAGTTGGGCGAATAAAATAGATTGGGTCTATTGCCTATGGTGGTGTTGGCATTTAGTTCAACATTTACTTTTTGGTTTTGCTTTCCTTTTTTAGTAGTAAGAACGATAACGCCATTACCCGATTTTACGCCCCATATAGAAGACGCTGCGGCGTCTTTGAGTACGGTTACACTTGCTATGTCATTGGGATTGATATTGGAGATGTCCCCATCATAGGGAAATCCGTCTACGACCACTAGTGGTTGGTCATTGGCAAAAAGCGTACTTCTACCACGTATACTCAGATTATAACCTCCAGTATTATTGAGTGTAGACGAAACATTCCTGTTAAATAATAACCCTGGGACATTCCCTTCAAGACGACTGATAATATCTGGTCCAACTCTTTTATTTAATAGGGCACTATCTACGAAGACAAAACTACCTGTTGCTCGTTCCTTTGGTATCTGTTGATAGCCTGTAGAGACGATTACTTCCTCCAAATCAGAGGAAGGGTTTAACTGCACATGAATGAAAGTATCTTTAGCTTCTAGGAATAAAGATTTGGATATATAATCCATATGAGAGAAAATGATAGAATCTGAACTATGCAATACCATAGTAAATTGCCCGTTTATATCCGTCTCAGTCCAAGTATTCCTTTTTTTTAGATGTAGGGTTGTGTGAGGTAGAATATTGCCATTAGATGCTCTTACAACTCCTCTTATCTTCTGTGCCAAAGAAAGTATGGGCAAAAGCATCCCCATTACGAATAGGATCGTTTTGAATTTCATTGAAAATATGTTAGTTAGTTAAAAATGTTGTGCTATATAAGTGCCAACAAAATGAGTTATTTCACGCTAGGAAAAACATTTTGGAATTGTGTAAATAAATATAAACAAGCAGTTATCCTCAATCAGAGGAATGCAAGTAGTGTAGTTGAATAAGTCTATTCCTATAGTTGTAAAAAAGTAAAGCCGATAATTTACTTACTGTAACTATTCAAAAAAACATTAATTAGCTTGGGTTACGTGGTTTGCACGCATATTGTTGATTAGCTTTGGCAATATGCCAATACGGTTTTTGATTTATTTGTACGCTCTTCTGTTTTGGCTTGTGTGTAGTTATTGATATCATTGTTCTTAATTGACCAGTTAAGAAAGAAGAGTCTGGTTAAGAGAGAACTTTACAATTCTAAAAAAGAAAGGCATGAGCTCAACTTACCGACTTGAGGCCCTGAGAAGCCTGTACACGGATAAGAGAGCCCACGCCCGAGAACGTGAGCCATTCATCTTATCATCTCGTGTACATAGAAATTTCTCAGGTTTCAAGTCGAGACTCTAAGCGAATTGCTTCAAATATTTTAATGAAGTATTCGCAAATTTATATAACATATCAAAAATAGGTAAAATATTTTAATTGCGGATACCATTCCGCAATATTTTTTACTAGAAGATTTTTATTTGTTAAATGTCCGATTTAAGTAGAATCATATGCAATTACATTATAAAAGAATGGATTTCCAAATGGAACGGCTCTATTCGCTCATTTGCTGATGAGCATGATGTTGATGAAAAGACTGTTAGGCAGATAATGGACATTGAAAATAATCCATATAAAATTGGGCTTTATACTCTTGAAAATATGTGCAAGGCAAGAAATATCACGCTGGAATATTTGTTTAAGGAGATTAAAAGATGAAAGATAATTGATAAATTTAGACTAGATACAACATTGAATAAGTTTGAAGATTAATGATGAAAGAATGAATAATGACTCAATATCATTATTAAACTTTTATACTAAATTTGAATGTAATAATTATTTTATCCGTCACAAAATTGTCTAGACGAATATCGTTGATGGTTAGCAGCAACAATTCTTAACGGCACTATAAACTATACAAATAAATGGCTATTCCAAGATTATTCGTTAGCTCGACTTGCTATGACTTACAAGAAATTAGATTTCAATTGCGAAATTTCATTAGAGATTTTGGTTATGACGCAGTCATGAGTGAATTTGACGACATTTTCTATAGTTATGAAGCTCATGTCCAAGATTCCTGTATTGAAGAAATCAACAAATGCCATCTTTTCATATTAGTGTAGGTAACAATTTTGGTATTATGAAAAACCTATTCCAAAACCTATAATTGAAAATAACGATCTGCCATTCTAAAATATTATTGCATGTGAAAATCACAGGTGTAATAGTCGCTAACGTATTAGTCTAAAACATTTGTATTAAAATTTAGTCCAATATGTTTCTAATTTTTTCCCTATATTACGCAAGCTTGTTATGAACCTTATGTTATATAACAACTTTATCTGTTTATTATTTAAATGAAAAACTCACAAGAGTCCTTCATTTGCAAAAGATTGATAACTATCTGTTGTCAGTATCAAATGATCCAATAGTGTAATATCCATTAGCCTGGCAGCTTCTTTCAATCTTTCTGTAATCTTCAGATCCGCAGGACTTGGCGTAAGATTTCCACTCGGATGATTATGTGCTACAATAATTTTACAAGCATTAGATTTTAGAGTTACCGTAAGTAGAATGCGAATATCCACAATAGTACCAGCAGTACCACCTGTAGATCCGTGGTATACACCGAGAACTCTGTTAGCATTATTCATTAGTAGCATTTTGAAAGATTCAACAAGTTCCATTTCATCTTCGTTCCAAACGGATCTAAAAAGAGCTAATGCATCTTCTGCCATATTAATTTTAGGTCTTTGCGTAGCTTTTATTTTGTTGCGATAAGATAGTTGGACTTCTTGTAATGCGGACCAATGAGGTTCATTTTCTCTGGTTGCTGTTGAGTTGTAAGTTTTCATGATGTACTGTTTTTGTGTAACCGCGATAAAAGACGGTTCTCTAAAAAGAAGGCAGTACGTGGAATAGCGGAGCGTAGTGAGCATATGCCGTCGAAAGCTGCCTGCTTTTTAAAGAGAACCGTATTAGCTTAGTGAAACTAAAAACGGTACATAAAATCTTATAACGGAAGAAGGAAAAAATTAAACTAGAACAATCATTACAATGAAAAGAGAATGGAATATGTATACAAAATAAACTATCACCAATTTGTATAAAATATGTGACAACAAAAGGTGGCTATTTGTTATTTCTTCTTTTTTGCTTTACGTTTTTTGGAAGAGGTTTTTTCGGGAATATTGTTTTGTTCCAAATTTCTAGGATGATGATCTAAAAAATAGTATGGATTTCTATTGTATACAGAATCTACAGCTCTGATAAAGTTTGGTGCTGCCTGTTGAACATAGTCATACTTTATGAGTAGTTCGTTGTATTGATTGTAACGTGTAAAACTACGCCACCCCAGATAAATGGATAGTCCAATGAAAAACAATAAAAGAAGCAACCATTTCCATTCTTTGAAACTGTGTTCATGTCGGATCTTTTGAGCCGTAGGTGCTGCCAGTTGTTGAATAGTACGCTCTAAGGATCGCTGCAATTTTTCCATGGATTCAGGACGCAACATCTTATCCTCTTTAATGTCCTTTTTTACCACCAAATCTAAAAGTGCTTTCATATGGTCCACTTTTTTAGGCAGTATTCTCAGGCTATAAGACAAGGAATCGCAAAGCTCATTTTGTGCTTGAGAGGGTTCTACTTTTTCAACAAGCGCTTTGGTTTCTTGCACTTCTTTTACCAAATCTTTTAATACGATTTCTACTTCGGAAAGATTCATAACTAGAGGATATTAAAGGGTTACTTACATAGATAATTTTACTTTTCTTTTTTCTTTGAGTCGCTTTTTCTCTTCTGACTCATCTATACCCATCGCACCAAAATAAACGTCATCTATATCTACCTTAAGAGGACTAATCATATAATCAATCAAAGCTTTTGTCACTGTTTCAATAGTTATACTTGTATTGTTGTTATATGTTGGATGAACTTCACGAGGCATAAATCTATCTCTGTGGTGCAAGGTTGATTTTAGAGTGCCATTATTCACATCTCTCTTTGCTAGTGCAATATTTCTTTCTAATTGTGCTACTTGGGAAGAACTCATTGGCGCTTTCTGTTGTTTTTTATTAAATGTAATGATCTTCTCAATTTTAGAAAGACTACATCCTAAGGAACTCGCTTTAAAATATATTCCAGAGGATTGATGTACAATTCCCAGTCCTCTTCCCTTATGTAAACTATAACCCAAGTTTTGCATATGTGTGATAAATTCCAAAATGGACGTTGCCTTATAAAGTGCATTTTTCAAATCCATCCTAGCTTGCAACTGCCGAGTATTCCAATGCTGTTTTTCTTGATTAGAACTTTTTAATTTCTGTTTCCAGGTCTTCGGTGTCTTGACTTGTTTTAGATGAAATAGCATTTCACACTTTCGGGCAATGTTCATTAATCTTTGCTTGGATTGAAAAAGATTCACTACTTGTCTACCGTCAATGGGAGGACGAACAATGATGGCATGGTAGTGATCTTTACTTAATGGGCTGGTGTGTTTACAAAGTAAAAACATGTTCTTATCTAGTTTAAATTCCTTCATAATCATTGCGGCCAATTGTAATTCCTGATTTTCATTTAAGGATTCTCCTTCACTTAAAGAAAAGATTGCATGAAAAAGAGGCAGGCTACAACGTTGGTTATTTAAATCCAATGCCATCTGCATTTGTGCCACAATTTGATCGGTATGTTCTCCTACAAGTGCATTTTGAAAAATGATTTGAGCTTTTTCTTCCGGATGTTTTAATCCATTTTCCCGAAGCACATAGGAGACCATATTGGAAACAGAAGAAGCTTTAACGGTCGTTTGTTTAGCGATCATACCAGTGATTTTAAAAGTTGAACCTTGGGGAATGCATAAAAAAAACATCTGCTTATTGCAGTGTGTTTTTTATTTCACCCGCCAGTAAAAGAATTTTTTCACCATAGTATTTGAGTTCATTTTCTGTGAGGTGTTGGATCTTTCCCTGATGTAAATGACGAACCAATTGATTAAAATTGGAGGCCGTAAGTGTCAACGCCAAAACTACCTTGGATACAGAAGCGGGAATGGTTTTACGATACATTTTGATATGAACTTTTCTAGAAGCTTCAATCAAAAAATGTGAAATGGGTAATTCACATTGTCTCGCCTTCGAGGAAATACTAAGGTACTCTTCAGGGGTGACGAGTATATTTAAACGACGTGTTTTATTTTTCATATACTTGGATTTGAAAATGAATAAATGACGAATGCGACAGTCATGAGAGAATAGATAATTTGGGCCTCGCATGAGTACGCCCAACCTGCTTGCTATAGAAAACCAAGGGCTCCTACGACAAGGTTTTAGAATACGGATTACAGAGCCCATTCCTATGCCTTTTAGGAGGCTTGCGGAGCATATATTTGTTTTGGCTCCCTTCTTGATCCTAAGGTCTTTCTATAGCTTTAGATTACAGCTTATCTTTGTTAGCAAGTGAAATTAGTCTGGGCATATCTTCTTCAAAGAATTTTTTTCTGTCGATAAATACACGTCCTCTAGGACAAAATTGTCTGGAATTGATCAGTCCTAATTTGCGCTTTTTAATAACGGTCTGTACCGAATAATGTAGCATATCGGCAATTTGTTTTTGAGAGATAAACTCTTCATTTGTTATTTCCTTTGTCATAGGGAATATTGTTACTGTAGCGAAGGGATATTCCTCCGTATTGCAAAGAGAAAAAGAAAACAAACTATATTTTCTGTGTACATCTATGTATATGGATGTAGATAAATACTACTATATGAAAATGTTCTTTACTGAATGTAAAACGATGTATGGCAGGTGTATTTTTCTTTACTATGATACAGTCTATTCAAGCAAATTTGTTTCCGAGCGATAGATTATAACAGACAGGAGGTTATTTTATCTATACCTTTCTAACATCTGTAAAACAAGGGGATATTTTTTAGTATCTTGTCTACCTAGAATTTCTAGAAAACTATCTTTTTGATCACGCATTCTATTGGCAATAGAGCGACTATCTGCCTGCTGAGGAAAAAGAAATTGTATGAGATTTTCATAATCCTTTAAAGTTCCTTCCTGTTTACCTTTACCTTTTAAGTTGATTTCGTAGCAGATTCTTGCCGCTCCTAAAAGTAAATTAATGGAACGGATGCCATGGTCTAAATCTCCAGGACGCAGGGTTATAGTTTCCCTACTCGCTGAACTTTGGGTAAAAAGACCCTCCACTATTTGGAGTGCCGTAAGTGATTTTTTTTCGTTTTTTAATTGTGGAGCCATACTTAAGTAAGCTTCCCAAACGGACAAAAGATCTTTTTGTTCAGCAGTAGAAGTTACCTTTTGTGGGATATTTTTACCGGATGAATCTGTCTTAACTTCTATATTTTTAGAGTTAGAATTTTTGGAGATTCTCTTATTTTCTATTTCAACGAGCGTCAAATTTTCTTTCTTTTTTTCTTGAAAGCTCAAAGATTTTGCAGTATTATTATAAAGTTTAGCGGTTTGAATATCTATAAAAAGATGCGCACAGCAAATAAGATAGGCTTGTATTTTACCAAAAAATTGGATCCATTCGGGAACAGTTTCTCCATCATAATGGTAAAGATTTAAGAGTTCATCTCCCATATCTTTTAAAAAATTCAACCGCCCTTCACTATCATTTATCCATGTGAGAGCAGTAGCTTCTTCTGCAAAATCTTGCATCCCAAAATGGTATCCATTTTGGAAATGGGACATAATTTCTTTGGCTTGTTCAAGTGTAATTTCTAAATCTGTTCCATTATCTCGTACAATATGTTGAGGTGTTCTGTAAGGAACAACTATGTCAAAAATATCTTGAAAACACCGATCAGTACAAAGGAAATCCATATCCTCTATGGCATAACGAACTATAAAACTATCAAGATTAACACACCAAAACTCAAAAGAATCCTCCTGTGCAAAGTTCTCAAAAAATCCATATTTACCATAAGACAACAAAGGATGCTTACCAAAATACCGATCCAGATATTGGCGGTAGTAGCGATAATTCAGCTTTTTGAATGGTATAGACATTATTACAATGAAAATGGTTAATCTAGAAACCTTTAAAAATTAGTCGATTTTAAAGTTCAACAAAGCTAAGTTTATTTGCCTATTTATTTAAGAAAGAACTTGAAAA from Rhizosphaericola mali includes:
- a CDS encoding TlpA family protein disulfide reductase; its protein translation is MIILNATHPTIKKHRHWIKISGNSEYYIHRNDSVVLTVTKYGMFFTKSSFTENFYYISDSNNYHFRFKSNIAVSISITIYRNKEVLTDGIGGNFLAEPGDAIRIIDKRTDSRAYAIQMKGVGSAKYNYNIHFTAQGNRFKTERFPKFANLDHDKVTAMDSLCNAQLAFINDRRNKLSPYSYNYLKLLALLSCEGTKYQIANLFFSKKKIDGFQNDGFQAQINSIIHNENSGMQYFGLIYNYIINKYRYDYKNSTSTNLTDQYRYLKKILPSYLKYALLCKFLTESVNTNLYPLIEDALSFIKVPPFRSLLERQLDYCKPEKMAYNFDLPDINGVHHRLSDYRDTVVVLDFWFTGCGNCRRLRPVMEKIEKQYLGKKVKFLSISIDKQYVQFKHSVESGDYTAPSSINLYTDALGVEAEVIKLFHVNKYPTLIVISPKGSIGSTPIDPRFDSGVSLISIIDPYLK
- a CDS encoding RagB/SusD family nutrient uptake outer membrane protein, with product MYRSILFLIFYCFLTACNKQDDFLSEKPNIALSTLDNLTDLQNLLNNESVFNRNDPSLGALTAEDYYVTDKVWNNTTSPIARNTYIFATDIYGAYPLSTDWTTPYNAIYVANTVLQAFDSFGETEKQSQEGRQVQGQALFYRSWKYYGLLQDFTLPYDTITASTTLGLPLRLSPDLNSKVQRSNLKLCYQQVIADLKKALELLPQSSLYVTRPNKTSVRAALARIYLGLSNYDSAAKYAAIALEDNHQLVDFNTLSKTRYPIASNFLSEDIFHSTLVNSTFIAYNSSSIDGSLYNSYDQNDLRKSIYFITTTSGFNTFKGSYDFKRYQYNGLATDELYLIKSECDIRLGNTQQGIDLLNTLLLSRYVTGTFKPYGSLSQNRALEVLLSERRKELVFRGVRWSDLRRLNQQSAFKSTLQRTINGLSYSLPPGDPRFAMPIPNEEIKLNEITQNIR
- a CDS encoding SusC/RagA family TonB-linked outer membrane protein translates to MKFKTILFVMGMLLPILSLAQKIRGVVRASNGNILPHTTLHLKKRNTWTETDINGQFTMVLHSSDSIIFSHMDYISKSLFLEAKDTFIHVQLNPSSDLEEVIVSTGYQQIPKERATGSFVFVDSALLNKRVGPDIISRLEGNVPGLLFNRNVSSTLNNTGGYNLSIRGRSTLFANDQPLVVVDGFPYDGDISNINPNDIASVTVLKDAAASSIWGVKSGNGVIVLTTKKGKQNQKVNVELNANTTIGNRPNLFYSPNWINASDFIDIEKSLFEQGYYDNDLTSSYHPVVSPVVALLDEAKRGLVSSTDANTQIDALRSNDFRKDVRKYLYRNSIAQQYSLSFRGGGPANDYFLSMGFDNNQSNQVGNKNYRLTLNANNNFHLFKGFTLSLGYNYIQSKATMNSPLPNLYPTASKPSYYPYARLVDQNGRSVSLVKNYAESYTDTAGGGQLLNWKYNPLDELKNADNTSNAVDNRFNIGVKYAFLQDFSAELKYQYERLNTNTNYYYNDSTYYGRNLINQYTDITASNSLGLIYPIPVGGILNKSNSTVNAHRLRAQLLYSIVTKLSSINLLSGFEINQDVREGESNSTYGYDKQNGSYSLVNYLDYYLTSPSGDYNAIPNGSAFSKYIDRYISYFFNGSYTYNDRYIVSLSARRDKSNLFGVKSNQKSVPLYSVGGSWIVSKEYFWQINWLNYLKLRATYGYNANVDNNITAVTTSLFAGNASYYSRLPYSVITNPGNPDLRWERIRMINLAMDFSTQNDIISGSFEYYMKKGTDIIGLAPMAPSSGQTNVYGNYSNTKGHGVDISINTVNINNHRFKWTTNFIFSTAVDKVTKYDVPASSQEYLQGGDGAGGSIYPLVGKPAFSIYGYKWGGLDNQGNPQGYSKGILSSDYTDIINNTPVDSLQFMGAARPQTFGSFRNTFSFGRFSISFNLIYKFDYFFRRQSINYNSLYQWQGNVDYYKRWTKLGDENRTNIPSMQLPPINYDRETFYQYSSVLVDKGDHIRLQDINLTYNMPLSPKSKRVFKDLTFYGYLNNVGIIWRANKDHLDPDIYANSMPLPFSASIGVKASF
- a CDS encoding DUF4062 domain-containing protein; the protein is MAIPRLFVSSTCYDLQEIRFQLRNFIRDFGYDAVMSEFDDIFYSYEAHVQDSCIEEINKCHLFILV
- a CDS encoding JAB domain-containing protein translates to MKTYNSTATRENEPHWSALQEVQLSYRNKIKATQRPKINMAEDALALFRSVWNEDEMELVESFKMLLMNNANRVLGVYHGSTGGTAGTIVDIRILLTVTLKSNACKIIVAHNHPSGNLTPSPADLKITERLKEAARLMDITLLDHLILTTDSYQSFANEGLL
- a CDS encoding relaxase/mobilization nuclease domain-containing protein, with the protein product MIAKQTTVKASSVSNMVSYVLRENGLKHPEEKAQIIFQNALVGEHTDQIVAQMQMALDLNNQRCSLPLFHAIFSLSEGESLNENQELQLAAMIMKEFKLDKNMFLLCKHTSPLSKDHYHAIIVRPPIDGRQVVNLFQSKQRLMNIARKCEMLFHLKQVKTPKTWKQKLKSSNQEKQHWNTRQLQARMDLKNALYKATSILEFITHMQNLGYSLHKGRGLGIVHQSSGIYFKASSLGCSLSKIEKIITFNKKQQKAPMSSSQVAQLERNIALAKRDVNNGTLKSTLHHRDRFMPREVHPTYNNNTSITIETVTKALIDYMISPLKVDIDDVYFGAMGIDESEEKKRLKEKRKVKLSM
- a CDS encoding plasmid mobilization protein; the encoded protein is MGSVIRILKPCRRSPWFSIASRLGVLMRGPNYLFSHDCRIRHLFIFKSKYMKNKTRRLNILVTPEEYLSISSKARQCELPISHFLIEASRKVHIKMYRKTIPASVSKVVLALTLTASNFNQLVRHLHQGKIQHLTENELKYYGEKILLLAGEIKNTLQ